CCATGGCACCCGCGTCGGCCGCGACGATGACGTACTCGAGGCCGAGGCGGGCGAAGATGCGCTCGTAGGCGTCGCGCTGGCGCTGGTAGGAGGCCGCGAGGCCGGCATCGGTGGCGTCGAAGGAGTAGGCGTCCTTCATCGTGAACTCGCGGGCGCGCAACAGGCCGGCGCGAGGGCGGGCCTCGTCGCGGTACTTGTCCTGGATCTGATAGATCGTCAGCGGCAGCGACTTGTAGCTCGAGACGAGATCCTGCACGAGCAGCGTGAAGACCTCCTCGTGGGTGGGCGCGAGCAGGTGGTCGGCACCCTTGCGGTCCTGCAGGCGGAAGATCCCATCGCCGTACTCCGTCCAGCGGCCGCTGCGCTCGTAGGGCTCGCGGGGCAGCAGCCCGGGGAAGAGCACCTCCTGGGCGCCGGCCGCCTCCATCTCCTCGCGGACGATGCGCTCGATGTTGCGACGCACACGCAGGCCGAGCGGCAGCCACGAGTAGAGGCCGGCGCCGGCGCGGCGGATGTAGCCGGCGCGCAGCAGCAGGCGGTGGCTCGCGACCTCGGCCTCGGCCGGGTCCTCGCGGAGCGTGGTGAAGAAGAGCTGGGAGAGGCGGATCACCCTTGCGAGTCTAGGTCTACCAGGGCTGGTCGACGCTCGGGCCTCCCCCGCCGCCCTGCTCGCCCTCGTCGTACTGATCCTGCTGCTGCTGCTGCTCCTGCGCTTCCTGGTTCTGATCCTCGAGCTGCTCCTGCGGGGTCTGCTCGCCGTCGCCCTCGCCCTCGCCGTCCTCGCCGGACTCGCCCTCACCCTCGCCCTCGCCGGACTCCTCCTCGATCTTCTCCTCGATGCGCGGCACAGCGGCCTCGTACTGCGCCGCCGTGTCGGCCTCGCCCGGGCGGGGCTCGTCGAAGCAGCCCTCCGGCTGCGCCTCGATGAGCGCGAGGGCCTCGGTGTAGAAGGCGTTGGCGCCCTGCGTGTTCTCCGCCTCGCGCTCGACGTCGCCCTGCTTCTCGATCGCCGTCACCAAGGAGGCGACGATCACGCAGTGCTCGTGCATCTCGATGGCCGTCTCTGGCTCGCCGTGGAGCTCGAGCGCCTCCTCGAGCTTCGCCCTGCCCTCCTCGAGCGTGCCGGCCATCGTGAGGTTGACGCCGAGCGCGAAGGGCGCCTTCCAGGTCTCGACCCAGTTCCAGGTCTCGAGACCGCGTGCGGCGTCGGCGCCCTGCGCGTAGGCGCGCGACTCGAAGCGGTCGGTCGCCGTCTGCGAGAGCACGTTGATGCTGATGAGCTTGCCGCCCAGGACCAGCGCGGCGATCGCCACGGGGATGAGCCCGAGCATCAGCCACCAGCGCAGGGTGCGGCGCTGGTCGTCGGTGAGCACGCGGCGACGCAGACCCAGGCCCTTCATCGGCCGGCCTCCTTCGGCAGGATGCCGCGCGTCGTGCGGAGCGAGCGGGCGAGGCTGAAGCCCTCAGCAGCGAGCAGCAGCGCGATCGGGATGCCCAGGATCCAGGCGACCTCGAGGCGCGCCTCCTCGGTCTGGTTCAGATCGGCCTCGCCGTCGAGCGCGGCCATCGGGCCCAGCGCATCCTCGATCGGCAGTCCTGGCGCACGGTGCAGGTAGGTGATGCCGAGCTGGTCGGCGACCCCGCGCAGCCTGCCCTCGTCGATGCGGCTGATCGCATCGCCACCGGCCGGATCCTGCAGGTACTGCTCCTGCTCCGCAGGGTCGAAGCTCGAGATGCGCATGCGGCCGCCCTGCTCGGTGCCGTACCCGAGCACGAGGCCGCGATCGACGTGGCCGGCGACGTCGCTGAACGACTGCGGCTCGTCCTCAGCGGTGTGCTCGCCGTCGCCCAGGTAGAAGACGATCGCCGGCGAGCTCGGGTCCTCGGCCTCGCTGCGCTCGAGCTCCGTCAGCAGCAGGTCGTGCGCGATCGAGATGGAGGTGCCGCGGGATTGCTGGGCGATCTCTGGCTTGAGCGCGCGCACCATCTCGATCACGGCGGAGCCGTCGTCGGTGAGGGGAACGCGCAGGCTCGCCTGCGAGTCGAAGGAGATGACCGAGATGTCGGCGCCGGCGAACGAGCGGGCGATCTCGACGATGTCGTCCTGCATGCCGGTGAGCCGCGGATCGGTGCCCCAGTCCTCGGCGGCGACGGACTGCGAGGTGTCGACCATGACGAACACGCGGGCCTGGATCGACGCCGTCGGCACCTCGCCGCCCGGCAGGGCTGGCCGGAACGCCATGGCGACCGCCAGCAGCACGAGCAGCGAGCGACGGATCCAGGCGAGCCTGCGACCGCGGGCGGTCACGAGCTGCCAGACGCACAGGCCGAGCGCGAGCACGCCGACGACGATCACGACGATCGGGAGGGTGGGGTGGAAGCTCAGCATCAGAGGCGCACCCTCCAGGCGACCGCGCACATCGCGGCGACGATCACGAGCACGACCAGGGGCAGGGCTCCCGGCCTGTCGACCACTTGGATCTGCGGCGGCGTCTCGATGTAACCGGCCTCGATGGCGTTGACGCGGTCGACGATCTGCGGCACCGTCTGCGCGAAGTCGAGCGCGAAGTAGGCGCCGCCGCTGCCCTCGGCCGTCTCGCGCAGCTCCTGCGATGCCATGTCGCCGCCCCAGTCGAAGGGGTTGATGGCGTAGACGCGCACCTCGTGGTCGACGGCGAGCTGCCCCGCCTGCGGGAGCGTGAAGATCTGCTGGCCGTTCACGACGTTGTCGGTGGCGAGGATGATCGAGCGCGGTCGCTCGCTTGCCTCCAGGTCGGCGAAGTCGAGCACGCACGAGGCGAGGCCGTCGCCGACGAGCGAGGCGCCCAGGCCGTTCGCGGTGCCCGCGAGGTAGTTGAACTGCTCGTCGGGCCCGAGCGTGCCGTTGAGCGCCCGCTCGTAGCGGCCGAGCTGGTCGGCGATGTAGTCGTAGTCGCTCGTGAGCGGGAACGACATGACGCTGGAGGCGTCGAAGATGCGCATGCCGATGCGCTCACCGTCGAGCTCTGCGGCGATCTGCTGGTAGACCCCGAGGATCTCGGCATCGACGTCGACCATCGAGCCCGACACATCCAGGCACAGCACGATGTCGCGCTTGTAGTCGTCCTCCTGATTGGCATGGATGCCGGAGGGCCTGGCCGCGACGGTGCCCGCGACCCCGGCGCCGGCGATCGCCAGCAGCAGCGCACCGGCGATCCACAGCCGATAGCGCAGCAGCGCGCTGCGGAAGGCCGCAAGGCCCGTCATGCGGTCGACGTGAGCGACCGGCAGCCCGCGATCGCGCTTGCGCCGCGCCAGCAGCAGGCCGAGCGCCGCGAGCACGATCGCGACGATCACCAGCGCGCCGAGCGCCCAGGGCCACAGGAGCATCACATCCACGTCGCCACCACCTGCCTGGCGGCCGCGATCGCCGCATCAGGATCGTGCTTGGCTGCACGGCGGAACGACGAGGGGTAGTACTGCGAGACGGCGCCCTCGACCGACGGCAGGTCGGCGTCTCCCAGGTCGCGCAGCGTCATGACCTCCGCCATGACGCCGGTCGACTCGTGGGCGAAGAAGCGCAGCACGAGGCTCAGCCGCTGCGAGAGCTGGCGCGGATCGAGCTCGCCCGCCGCGTGCTCGACGGCGACCTCCTCGATCATGCCGAGGTACTTCTCCTTGACGCTGCGCACGTCGATCGGCACGGGCGGCGGGGGCGGCGGCGTGAGGATGCCGCGCGGCCGGGTCCACAGCCAGGCGAAGGCGTACGCCGCGAGCACGAGCAGGATCGCGCTCGCACCCAGCACCCACCACGGTCCGTAGCCGAAGGGGCCGTAGGTGTCCGGTGCGGGCAGCTGCGCCAGGCCGCCGAGGCGGTCAGCGGCGCGCACGGCGATGCCTCTCGAGCAGCGTGAAGAGCGCCCCGATCGCCGTCCGAGTCGAGCCGATGCGCACGGATGCGATGCCGAGGGAGCGCAGACCGGTCTCGAGCCGCTCGCGGCGCTCGGCGCTCGCGCCGTCGAACGCCCGGCGGAGGCCCCGGTCACGGCGCAGGAATGCGGGCAGGCCGACGCCGGTGTCGACGCCGACGAGCTCGCGATGGTCGCCGCGGCGCGACATGAGGTCGGCGTCGCCGATCGACACCCAGAGCACCTCGTGGCGGGTGTGGAGCCTGCCGAGGTGCACGTCGAGGTCATGCGTGTAGGCGAGGTCGTCGGCGATCACGATGATGAGCGAGCGCCGCCGCATCCGCCGCACCGCGTGCTCGAGCACCGACTCGAGGTTCGATCGTGGGCCGTCGACGGCGATCGCCTCGTCGATGCGCCGCAGCATGCGCTCGAGGTGCGACTCCGAGCCGCCCTCCGGCATGTCCTGCCGCCGCTCATCATCGCCCATCAGCAGCGCGACCCGGTCACCGTGCCTGGTCGCGAGGTAGCCGAGCACGCCGCCGACGAGGATCGCGAGCTCGCGCTTCGACTCCCCCGACTCGGCCGTCGCCGCCATGTTGCGGCCCGAGTCCACGACGAGCAGCACGTTGTGCTGCCGGGAGGCGATGTAGCGCTTGATGAGCGGCACGTGGCTGCGCGCCGTGGCCTTCCAGTCGATGTCCTTGACGTCATCCCCAGGCTGGTATTCGCGCAGGTCGTCGAAGTCGTGGCTGCGGCCGTGGTGGATCGAGGCGTACTCGCCGTCGAGCAGCTCGAGGGTGCGACGATGCGCGTGAATCGACATGGTCGTCTTCACCTTGCGCAGCCGTCGCTCCATCGTCAGGTCCTACGGGGTCCGAACGGCGCCGAAGATGGCGTCGACGATCTGCTCGCTCGTGACGCCGTCGGCCTCTGCCTCGTAGCCGAGGATGATGCGGTGGCGCAGCACGGCGTGCCGGAGATCCTTGACATCCTCCGGGATCACCCAGTCGCGGCCCTGCACGAGCGCGAGCGCACGCGAGGCCTGCGAGAACGAGAGCGAGCCGCGAGGGCTCGCGCCGTACTCGATGTAGCCGGCGAGCTGGGCGCCGATGTACTCCTCGGCGTGCCGCGTCACATACATGAGCTGCACCACGTAGTTGGTGATCGCCTGGTCGACGTAGACGCGCTTCACGAGCTGCTGCAGGAAGCGCACATCGTCGAGCGTGGCGACCGGCTGATCGTGGCCGTCGTCGAAGACGCCCGCCTCGGCGCGACGCACGATCTCGGCCTCCTCCGTCGGCGACGGGTAGCTCAGGATCTCTTTCAGCAGGAAGCGGTCGAGCTGCGCCTCCGGCAGCGTGTACGTGCCCTCCTGCTCGATGGGGTTCTGCGTCGCGAGCACGATGAACGGCGACGGCAGCGCGTGCGTCTCGCCGCCGATCGAGGTCTGGCGCTCCTGCATCGCCTCGAGCATGGCCGACTGCGTCTTGGCGCTCGAGCGGTTGATCTCGTCGAGCAGCACGAAGTTGGCGTGCACGGGGCCCAGCTGGGTGCGGAACTCGGCCGTGTGCTGGTCGTAGATCTGCGTGCCGACGATGTCGCTCGGCAGCAGGTCGGGCGTGCATTGGATGCGGTGGAACGAGGCAGCGACGGAGCGCGCGAGCGTCGCGGCCGCCGTCGTCTTCGCCAGGCCGGGCACCGACTCCATGAGCACGTGCCCGCCGGTCATCAGCGCGACCAGCAGCGAGCGCAGCAGCTGGTGCTGACCGACCACCGTCGACTGGAACGACTGCTCGATGGCGCGGATGATGCGCTTGGCACGCTCCAGCTCCTCAGGCGTGATGGGGTCCCTACCGGGGACTGCAGTGGTCACGCGTCGCTCCTTGCGCTCGGTCGCTGCGGCACGCGCCGCAACGGGTCTGACTGGCTCTCGCCTCGGTCACGGTATCTGCTCGCCGGATGCGCTCGCTGGGGGGTGCCTGAGCGTGAGGCCTGCAGGCGGATGCGTCGCGTCGCTCACGCGGAGCGGTCGCGCACGCGGGTGGCCAGCACGGCCGCGACGACGAGCGCCGCGATCACCGGCAGCATCGCGACGTTGAGCCCCGCGTAGCCGAACAGACCCAGCACGGGCCCTGCCAGCGCGCCGGCAGCGGCACCGGCGAGCCCCATGATGAGGTCGCTGCGCCCCTGCAGCGCGGGCCGCAGGTCAGCGGGCACCGCGCCGGCGACGAGCGTGGAGCCTGCGACGGTCGTGGCGCTCCAGCCGAGGCCGAGCAGCGCGAGCGGGATCGGCGCGAGGTGCGAGTCGACCACGACACCGGTGAGCACGGCGGCGCAGAGCAGCGCCGCTCCCCCGATGGCGACGCTGCGCCCGCCGAAGCGGTCGGTGAGCCAGCCGAACACGGGTGAGAGTGCGTACATGCCGGCGGTGTGCGCGCTCATCGTGAGCCCGATCATCGTCAGGCCGTGGCCGTGGTGGCCCAGGTGCACGGGCGTGAGCGCCATCACGCCGACCATCACCGCCTGACCGCAGGCGATCGTGATCACCGCAGCGAGCGCGCGCGGGTGCTGGCGCAGTCGCAGCCGCGGGATGACGCGCTCGGTCGCCTCCAGCAGGCCGCGCGCGGTCAGCAGCGGATCGGGCCGCAGGCCCAGCCACAGCAGCACGGCGGCGACGAGCAGCGACGCCGCCGAGATCAGGTAGGCACCCACCAGGTGCGGCAGCCCCATGGCCGTGCCGAGCGCGTCGCCCGCGGGAATGAGGTTCGGGCCGACGATGACGCCGATCGTCGTCATCCACACGACGAGCGAGAGGTCGCGGCCGCGACGCTGCGGCGATGAGAGATCGGTGGCCGCGAAGCGCGACTGCAGGTTGATGGCAGTGCTGGCGCCGAGGATCGCGAAGCCCGGCAGCACGATCCACGCGCTGTTCAGCGAGCCGCCCAGCGCGAGCGTCAGGGCACCGACCAGCGCGATGAGCGCACCGGTCGAGAGCGACACGCGGCGACCGCGGCGGTCGGCGAGCCGAGCGAGCGGCACCGCGAGCAGCGCCCCGCCGAGGGTGAGCATGGTCGCGGCCAGCCCGGCGAGCGCCGGATCGCCCGTCACCTGCTCGACGAGCAGCGAGCCGACGCCGAGCGCGACGCCGTTCGAGAGTCCGCCGAGCGCCTGCCCGGCGGAGAGCACGGTCAGGGTGCGGCGCTGGACCGCGCGCACCGCGACGGAGGGCGCCGTGGTCACGAGCGCATCATCGGGCTCTGGTCGGCGCCTCGGCCGGTCAGGCCGTGACGACCTCTGCCTCGCCGGCGGGGAGGTTCTCCTCGTCGGCGATGCGACGAGCCTCCTCGATGAGCGTGGCGACGATGTCGGCCTCCGGCACGGTCTTGACGACCTCGCCCTTGATGAAGATCTGCCCCTTGCCGTTGCCCGAGGCGACCCCGAGGTCGGCCTCGCGCGCCTCGCCGGGCCCGTTGACGACGCATCCCATGACCGCGACCCGCAGCGGCACCTGCACGTCCTTGAGGCCCTCGGTCACCGCATCCGCCAACGAGTAGACGTCGACCTGCGCGCGGCCGCAGGACGGGCAGGAGACGATCTCGAGCTTGCGCTCGCGCAGGTTCAGCGACTGCAGGATCTGCATGCCGACCTTGATCTCCTCGACCGGCGGGGCCGAGAGCGAGACGCGGATGGTGTCGCCGATGCCCTCGGAGAGCAGGATGCCGAACGCCGTCGCCGACTTGATCGTGCCCTGGAAGGCGGGGCCTGCCTCGGTGACGCCGAGGTGCAGCGGCCAGTCTCCGCGCTCGGCGAGCATCCGGTAGGTCTTCACCATCACGACCGGGTCGTTGTGCTTCACCGAGATCTTGAAGTCGTGGAAGTCGTGCTCCTCGAACAGGCTCGCCTCCCAGACGGCCGACTCGACGAGGGCCTCCGGCGTGGCCTTGCCGTACTTCTCGAGCAGGCGGGGGTCGAGGCTGCCGGCGTTGACGCCGATGCGCAGGGACGTGCCCGCGGCCTGGGCGGCCTTCGCGATCGCGCCCACCTGGTCGTCGAACTTGCGGATGTTGCCGGGGTTGACGCGCACGGCGGCGCAGCCGGCGTCGATCGCCGCGAAGACGTACTTCGGCTGGAAGTGGATGTCGGCGATCACCGGGATCTGGCTCTTCTGGGCGATGATGTGCAGCACATCGGCGTCGTCCTGGGTCGGCACGGCGACGCGCACGATGTCGCAGCCGGTGGCCGTGAGCTCTGCGATCTGCTGGAGCGTCGCGTTGATGTCGGTCGTCTTCGTCGTGGTCATCGACTGCACGGAGACCGGTGCGTCGCCGCCGACGAGCACCTTGCCGACCTTGATCTGCCTGCTCTTGCGACGGGGCGCGAGCGTGAGCGGCTCGGGCTTGCCGAGATTGATGGCTGCCATGGGTGCCAGCCTACTTGGCGCTGCTGCTCGGGGGTGTTCGCCGATGGCAGACTCGTCGGGTGATCACCGCAGCGGCAGACGGCTCCTCCCTCGGCAACCCCGGCCCCACCGGCTGGGGCTGGTACATCGACGAGCAGCGCTGGGCGGCAGGCGGGCAGCGACTGGGCACCAACAACATCGGCGAGCTCACCGCCGTGCTCGATCTGCTGCAGCAGACCGCGGGCGTCGACGAGCTGCACATCCTCTGCGACAGCAAGTACGTGATCGACTCGATCACCAAGTGGATGCCCGGCTGGAAGCGGAAGGGCTGGAAGAAAGCCGACGGCAAGCCGGTCATGAACCGCGAGCTCATGGAGGAGCTCGACGGGCTCATGTCGGCGCGCAGGGCGGCGGGCGGCGTCGTGCGGTTCGAGTGGGTGAAGGGGCACGCGGGCCACGCGCTGAACGAGGCTGCCGATCGGCTCGCGAATGGGGCCGCGACCGCCTACCAGCAGGGCAAGGTGCCGGATGCGGGGCCCGGGTTCGGTGGGGTCACACCGACGCCGGTCGAGGCCCCGCCGGTCGCAGCACCGCCGGTTGAGGCACCGCAGGTCGATGCACCTCAGGTCGATGCACCACAGGTCGATGTCGACCTCTTCGACGGCTTCGACTTCCTCGCGGATCAGCCTGCCGAGGCCGAGGTCGTGCGGCTCGAGCGCTCGCTGCTGACCGACGAGGTGCGCGCTGACCCCGCCTCGGTCGCGGCGCTGCTGCACCCCGAATGGGAGGAGATCGGGGCCTCAGGCCGACGCTGGAGCCGCGACGAGCTGCTGGCCGAGATCGCGCCGCTGCCGGAGCGGGTGGAGCTCGAGCTGCTCGCGACGCACGAGCTCGCCGATGACACGCTGCTCATCGTCTGGCGCTCGGTCGGCGCGGGGCCGGCGCTGCGCTCGTCGTTGTGGGTGCGTGTCGGCGGTCGGTGGAGGCAGCGCTTCCACCAGGGGACGGCAGAAGCCTGAAGGCGCGAGGCTTCGACACGCCGTGCCTTCGTCGCGGCAGCTCAGCCAGCAGGAACGACTACCCGCCGAACAGGCTGATCGGCTTCACGATGTCGGCATAGATGAGCAGCGCGCTCATGACGCCGAGCACCGCGGTCACCACGAGCGTGACCGGCACCCACTTGGCGGTGTCGAGCGGGGTCGCGACCTTGCCGCGCAGCTTCGCCCAGCCGCGGCGCACCGCATCGACGAGGGCGCCGAGCACATGACCGCCGTCGAGCGGCATGAGCGGGATGAGGTTGAACACGAACAGCGCCACGTTGAGGCTCGCCATCAGCTGCAGCATGGCGCTGATGCGCTCGAGCACCGGCACCTGGTCGAGCGCGGCGATCTCGCCCGCCATCCGGCCGACGCCGACGACCGACATCGGGCCGTTCGGGTCGCGCTCCCCCGGGCCGAACGCGGCTTCCGCCACGTCGACGAGGCGCTGCGGCAGGTTGATGATGAGCTCGCCGACCCGCAGCACGTTGTCGCCGACAGCCGGCAGCACCGACGTCACCGGCTGCTGCTCGATGACGTACTGCGGGCCGACCCCGACGAATCCGATCGTCTCGGTGACAGGCTCGCCGCCCGCCTCGATCATCTGCCCGGTGTCGTCGAAGACGTAGCGCTCGCTCTCGAGCGGCGTCACCTGCACGGTGCGCTGCTCGCCGTCGCGCTCCACGACGAACGGCACCTGCTGCCCGGCGAGCTCACGGATGGCGGCCTGGATCTCGGTCCACTCGCCGATCGGCTGCCCGGCGATCGACACGATGGTGTCGCCGGGCTCGATGCCCGCCTCTGCTGCCGGCGCGAGCGGGTCGGTGGCCTCGCACTCGGTGCGGTCGTCGGATGCGGCGATGACGCACTCCGAGACGCTCGCGATCGTGGTCGATGGCACGGCGATGCCGAATCCGCACAGCACGACGCCGTAGAGCACGACGGCGATCACGAGGTTCATGAACGGCCCGCCGAGCATGATGACGATGCGCTTCCAGAAGGCGAGCCGCCAGAACGCCCGCTCCTCCTCGCCCTCGTGGATCGTGTCTGCGCTCGAGTCGCGCGCATCCTGCACGAGCGTGTCGAGGAAGCCCGTGGACGCATCCCTCGACTCCCCGCCGGGCTTCAATGGCGGGAACATGCCCGACATGGAGATGTAGCCGCCGAGCGGGATCCACTTCATGCCGTACTCGGTCTCGCCCTTGCGGAACGAGAAGATCGTCGGCCCGAAGCCGATCATCCACTGGCCGACGCGCACGCCGAAGAGCTTCGCGGGCCACAGGTGCCCGAGCTCGTGCAGGCCGATCGAGACGGCCAGGCCGACGACGACGACGAGCACGCCCACGATGTAGAGGAGGACGGCTTCCATCAGCGGTCAAGGCTAGCCCCATCTGCCCTGCACTCCTCATAGGGAGCGTGCTTACGCTGACGCCCATGGCCGCTCACCCGAGATCGCAGCACGCCGTCGCCGAGCGCGTGCCGCGTGCCGCCTCCGACGGCCGCACGATCGTGCTCGGCGTGCTCGGGCTGCTGCTGGTGGTGGTGCTCGTCTGGATCGTCTCGCGACCGGAGCCCGATCCGGTGGCGCAGACGGCCCATGTCGAGGGCGAGCTGCCTCGCTCGGTGGGCAGCTGGAGCGGGCAGCAGCTCGCGAACGCCGCGATCGTCATCCAGGCGGGCCGCGACCTCGGCCTCTCGGAGCGCGACGTGCGCATCGGCGTCATGACCGCGATGGGCGAGTCGAGCCTGCGGGTCGTCGATCACGGCGACGACGCGGGGCCCGACTCGCGCGGGCTGTTCCAGCAGCGCACCGGTTGGGGGGCCTATGAGGTCCGCATGGATGCGTACGGCTCGGCCGTGCTCTTCTACCGGGCGCTCGATCGGCTCGACGGCCGCGACGAGCTCGCCCCGACCAGGGTCGCGCACGCGGTGCAGATCAACCGGGACCCCGATCACTATGCGCGATGGTGGGAGGACGCGGGCGCGGTGGTGGAGGCTGTCGATGCGGCCGGTGTCGAAGTGGTCGTCACACCACGCTGATCGAGGAGCGCGCAGCGCGTATCGAGGTCACGCGGGTCGCCATCTCGATACGGCGCCTGCGGCGCCTCCTCGATGACCGAGATGCGGGCCGCTAGCGGTTCACGCCGGCCGCCTCGTCGGCGACGCGACGCGCCCAGCGCTCGGCGTCGAGCACGCGCTCGAGCGTCAGCTCGCCGGGCTCATGCTGCTCGAGCACCCGCTCGATGGTCGGGATGATGTCGAGGTAGCCGATGTCGCCGCGGTGGAAGGCGTGCACCGCCTGCTCGTTGGCCGCGTTGAACACGGCCGGGTAGGTCGAGCCCGCCTGCCCGACGCGCTTCGCGAGCGCCACCGCCGGGAAGGCCTCGTCGTCGAGCGGCTCGAAGGTCCAGCTCGACGCAGTCGTCCAGTCGAGCGGCGCCCCGACGCCGGGGATGCGGTGCGGCCAGTCGAGGCCGAGCGAGAGCGGCAGGCGCATGTCGGGCGGCGAGGCCTGCGCGATCGTCGAGCCGTCGACGAACTCCACCATCGAGTGCACGATCGACTGCGGGTGCACCGTCACGTCGATCTGCTCGAACGGCACGTCGAAGAGCAGATGCGCCTCGATCACCTCGAGGCCCTTGTTCACGAGCGTCGCGGAGTTGGTGGTGACCATCGGGCCCATGTCCCACGTCGGATGGGCCAGCGCATCCGCCGGTGACACATCCGCCATCTGTTCGCGGCTCCAGCCGCGGAAGGGGCCGCCGGATGCGGTGAGCACGAGCCTGCGGATCTCGCCGTGGTCGCCGGATCGCAAGCACTGCGCGATGGCCGAGTGCTCGGAGTCGACCGGCACGATCTGGCCGGGCTGCGCACGCTGCATGACGAGATCGCCGCCGGCGATGAGCGACTCCTTGTTGGCGAGCGCGAGCGTGCGGCCGGCGTCGAGCGCCGCGAGCGTGGGCGCGAGCCCGACGGAGCCGGTGATGCCGTTGACCACCACGTCGGCCTCGACGGACTCGATCATCGTGACGGCCGCGTCGGCGCCGAGCGCGGCCTCGC
The window above is part of the Agrococcus sp. ARC_14 genome. Proteins encoded here:
- a CDS encoding VWA domain-containing protein; its protein translation is MLSFHPTLPIVVIVVGVLALGLCVWQLVTARGRRLAWIRRSLLVLLAVAMAFRPALPGGEVPTASIQARVFVMVDTSQSVAAEDWGTDPRLTGMQDDIVEIARSFAGADISVISFDSQASLRVPLTDDGSAVIEMVRALKPEIAQQSRGTSISIAHDLLLTELERSEAEDPSSPAIVFYLGDGEHTAEDEPQSFSDVAGHVDRGLVLGYGTEQGGRMRISSFDPAEQEQYLQDPAGGDAISRIDEGRLRGVADQLGITYLHRAPGLPIEDALGPMAALDGEADLNQTEEARLEVAWILGIPIALLLAAEGFSLARSLRTTRGILPKEAGR
- a CDS encoding DUF58 domain-containing protein is translated as MERRLRKVKTTMSIHAHRRTLELLDGEYASIHHGRSHDFDDLREYQPGDDVKDIDWKATARSHVPLIKRYIASRQHNVLLVVDSGRNMAATAESGESKRELAILVGGVLGYLATRHGDRVALLMGDDERRQDMPEGGSESHLERMLRRIDEAIAVDGPRSNLESVLEHAVRRMRRRSLIIVIADDLAYTHDLDVHLGRLHTRHEVLWVSIGDADLMSRRGDHRELVGVDTGVGLPAFLRRDRGLRRAFDGASAERRERLETGLRSLGIASVRIGSTRTAIGALFTLLERHRRARR
- a CDS encoding MoxR family ATPase; the protein is MTTAVPGRDPITPEELERAKRIIRAIEQSFQSTVVGQHQLLRSLLVALMTGGHVLMESVPGLAKTTAAATLARSVAASFHRIQCTPDLLPSDIVGTQIYDQHTAEFRTQLGPVHANFVLLDEINRSSAKTQSAMLEAMQERQTSIGGETHALPSPFIVLATQNPIEQEGTYTLPEAQLDRFLLKEILSYPSPTEEAEIVRRAEAGVFDDGHDQPVATLDDVRFLQQLVKRVYVDQAITNYVVQLMYVTRHAEEYIGAQLAGYIEYGASPRGSLSFSQASRALALVQGRDWVIPEDVKDLRHAVLRHRIILGYEAEADGVTSEQIVDAIFGAVRTP
- a CDS encoding MFS transporter, yielding MTTAPSVAVRAVQRRTLTVLSAGQALGGLSNGVALGVGSLLVEQVTGDPALAGLAATMLTLGGALLAVPLARLADRRGRRVSLSTGALIALVGALTLALGGSLNSAWIVLPGFAILGASTAINLQSRFAATDLSSPQRRGRDLSLVVWMTTIGVIVGPNLIPAGDALGTAMGLPHLVGAYLISAASLLVAAVLLWLGLRPDPLLTARGLLEATERVIPRLRLRQHPRALAAVITIACGQAVMVGVMALTPVHLGHHGHGLTMIGLTMSAHTAGMYALSPVFGWLTDRFGGRSVAIGGAALLCAAVLTGVVVDSHLAPIPLALLGLGWSATTVAGSTLVAGAVPADLRPALQGRSDLIMGLAGAAAGALAGPVLGLFGYAGLNVAMLPVIAALVVAAVLATRVRDRSA
- the ispG gene encoding flavodoxin-dependent (E)-4-hydroxy-3-methylbut-2-enyl-diphosphate synthase; translated protein: MAAINLGKPEPLTLAPRRKSRQIKVGKVLVGGDAPVSVQSMTTTKTTDINATLQQIAELTATGCDIVRVAVPTQDDADVLHIIAQKSQIPVIADIHFQPKYVFAAIDAGCAAVRVNPGNIRKFDDQVGAIAKAAQAAGTSLRIGVNAGSLDPRLLEKYGKATPEALVESAVWEASLFEEHDFHDFKISVKHNDPVVMVKTYRMLAERGDWPLHLGVTEAGPAFQGTIKSATAFGILLSEGIGDTIRVSLSAPPVEEIKVGMQILQSLNLRERKLEIVSCPSCGRAQVDVYSLADAVTEGLKDVQVPLRVAVMGCVVNGPGEAREADLGVASGNGKGQIFIKGEVVKTVPEADIVATLIEEARRIADEENLPAGEAEVVTA
- a CDS encoding ribonuclease HI family protein, with the translated sequence MITAAADGSSLGNPGPTGWGWYIDEQRWAAGGQRLGTNNIGELTAVLDLLQQTAGVDELHILCDSKYVIDSITKWMPGWKRKGWKKADGKPVMNRELMEELDGLMSARRAAGGVVRFEWVKGHAGHALNEAADRLANGAATAYQQGKVPDAGPGFGGVTPTPVEAPPVAAPPVEAPQVDAPQVDAPQVDVDLFDGFDFLADQPAEAEVVRLERSLLTDEVRADPASVAALLHPEWEEIGASGRRWSRDELLAEIAPLPERVELELLATHELADDTLLIVWRSVGAGPALRSSLWVRVGGRWRQRFHQGTAEA
- a CDS encoding site-2 protease family protein, with product MEAVLLYIVGVLVVVVGLAVSIGLHELGHLWPAKLFGVRVGQWMIGFGPTIFSFRKGETEYGMKWIPLGGYISMSGMFPPLKPGGESRDASTGFLDTLVQDARDSSADTIHEGEEERAFWRLAFWKRIVIMLGGPFMNLVIAVVLYGVVLCGFGIAVPSTTIASVSECVIAASDDRTECEATDPLAPAAEAGIEPGDTIVSIAGQPIGEWTEIQAAIRELAGQQVPFVVERDGEQRTVQVTPLESERYVFDDTGQMIEAGGEPVTETIGFVGVGPQYVIEQQPVTSVLPAVGDNVLRVGELIINLPQRLVDVAEAAFGPGERDPNGPMSVVGVGRMAGEIAALDQVPVLERISAMLQLMASLNVALFVFNLIPLMPLDGGHVLGALVDAVRRGWAKLRGKVATPLDTAKWVPVTLVVTAVLGVMSALLIYADIVKPISLFGG
- the dxr gene encoding 1-deoxy-D-xylulose-5-phosphate reductoisomerase; the protein is MSAPRRVIILGSTGSVGTQTLDVIRANPGRFQVVGLVAGRDRAGLDAQQAEFGGEAALGADAAVTMIESVEADVVVNGITGSVGLAPTLAALDAGRTLALANKESLIAGGDLVMQRAQPGQIVPVDSEHSAIAQCLRSGDHGEIRRLVLTASGGPFRGWSREQMADVSPADALAHPTWDMGPMVTTNSATLVNKGLEVIEAHLLFDVPFEQIDVTVHPQSIVHSMVEFVDGSTIAQASPPDMRLPLSLGLDWPHRIPGVGAPLDWTTASSWTFEPLDDEAFPAVALAKRVGQAGSTYPAVFNAANEQAVHAFHRGDIGYLDIIPTIERVLEQHEPGELTLERVLDAERWARRVADEAAGVNR